In a genomic window of Pseudoglutamicibacter albus:
- a CDS encoding enoyl-CoA hydratase/isomerase family protein, whose amino-acid sequence MSFDATGFTALEITESEDRVVARMNRPEVLNAIDQTMVDEFHTLCGYLERTPKILIITGVEANEETGQRGIFASGADIAQLRERRREDALAGINSQIFSRIHRLPMPVIAAIDGFALGGGAELAYAADFRIATPKVKMGQPETNLGITAAAGALWRLKELVGEPTALELILAGRILNAEEALELKLVTELHEPSELMAGAHALADRIGKQDPLAVRISKRVFTMPRDAHPAVDELAQAILFESQAKFDRMQAFLDRKKKK is encoded by the coding sequence ATGAGCTTCGACGCAACGGGCTTCACGGCCCTTGAGATCACCGAAAGCGAAGACCGCGTTGTAGCACGCATGAATCGCCCAGAGGTTCTCAACGCGATCGACCAAACCATGGTCGACGAGTTCCATACCCTGTGCGGATACCTCGAACGCACCCCGAAGATCCTCATCATCACCGGGGTAGAAGCCAACGAAGAAACCGGCCAGAGGGGTATCTTCGCATCCGGCGCCGACATCGCCCAGCTACGCGAACGCCGCCGCGAAGACGCCCTCGCCGGCATCAACTCGCAGATCTTCTCCCGTATCCACCGGCTCCCGATGCCAGTGATCGCAGCGATCGACGGTTTCGCACTCGGCGGCGGCGCCGAACTCGCCTACGCGGCCGACTTCCGCATCGCGACCCCTAAAGTCAAGATGGGGCAGCCAGAAACCAACCTCGGTATCACCGCGGCGGCGGGTGCGCTGTGGCGGCTCAAAGAACTCGTGGGCGAACCAACCGCGCTCGAACTGATCCTTGCAGGCCGCATCCTCAACGCAGAGGAAGCGCTCGAACTCAAGCTCGTGACCGAACTCCACGAGCCATCCGAACTCATGGCTGGCGCCCACGCGCTCGCCGACCGCATCGGAAAGCAAGACCCGCTCGCGGTCCGGATCTCCAAGCGCGTGTTCACGATGCCGCGGGACGCCCACCCTGCCGTCGATGAGCTCGCCCAAGCGATCCTGTTCGAATCCCAAGCGAAGTTCGACCGCATGCAAGCGTTCCTTGATCGCAAGAAGAAGAAGTAG
- a CDS encoding thiolase family protein yields the protein MTEAMLVGGVRTPVGRYGGALSSVRPDDMAALVIKEAIERAGIDPEVVDEVILGNANGAGEENRNVARMAWLLNGYPDSVPGITVNRLCASGMSAIAMATQMIKAGDADIVVAGGVESMSRAPWVMEKPAKAFATPGKVHDTSIGWRFPNPKFLSGELSRDGKFTYSMPETAEEVARQYNISREDADVFAAASHEKALAAIEAGRFKDEIVPVSVFDRKGNETVVDTDEGPRPGSTPEVLAKLRPVVKGGEVVTAGNASSLNDGASAIIVASEEAVKKYGLKARARVVSNAAAGLAPEIMGMGPVPSTRKALEKAGLEISDLKAVEINEAFASQSLASIRELGLDPEIVNRDGGAIALGHPLGSSGARIVITLLGRMDRELGETEGRKLGLATLCIGVGQGQAIIVEAV from the coding sequence ATGACTGAAGCGATGCTGGTGGGCGGCGTACGTACTCCCGTTGGACGTTACGGAGGTGCACTGTCCTCTGTCCGTCCCGACGATATGGCAGCCCTCGTCATCAAAGAAGCCATCGAGCGTGCAGGCATCGACCCAGAGGTAGTCGACGAAGTCATCCTCGGCAACGCCAACGGTGCAGGCGAAGAAAACCGCAACGTAGCCCGCATGGCATGGCTGCTCAACGGCTACCCAGACTCCGTGCCAGGCATCACCGTCAACCGCCTGTGCGCATCGGGCATGTCCGCGATCGCGATGGCAACCCAGATGATCAAGGCCGGTGACGCCGACATCGTGGTTGCCGGCGGTGTTGAATCGATGTCGCGCGCCCCATGGGTCATGGAGAAACCAGCTAAGGCTTTCGCAACCCCAGGCAAGGTCCACGACACCTCGATCGGCTGGCGCTTCCCGAACCCTAAGTTCCTCTCCGGTGAACTCTCCCGCGACGGCAAATTCACCTACTCCATGCCAGAAACCGCGGAAGAAGTTGCACGCCAGTACAACATCTCCCGCGAAGACGCCGACGTATTCGCCGCCGCATCCCACGAAAAAGCGCTCGCCGCAATCGAAGCCGGCCGCTTCAAAGACGAAATCGTCCCGGTCTCCGTATTCGACCGCAAAGGCAATGAAACCGTCGTGGACACCGACGAAGGCCCACGCCCAGGCTCGACCCCAGAGGTGCTCGCCAAGCTGCGCCCTGTCGTCAAGGGCGGGGAAGTCGTGACCGCAGGTAACGCCTCGAGCCTCAACGACGGCGCATCCGCGATCATCGTCGCCTCCGAAGAAGCCGTCAAGAAATACGGCCTCAAGGCACGCGCACGCGTCGTATCCAACGCCGCCGCCGGCCTCGCGCCGGAAATCATGGGTATGGGTCCAGTCCCATCCACCCGCAAGGCACTCGAAAAAGCCGGCCTTGAGATTTCCGACCTTAAAGCAGTCGAAATCAACGAAGCCTTCGCAAGCCAGTCGCTCGCCTCAATCCGTGAACTCGGCCTCGATCCAGAGATCGTCAACCGTGACGGCGGCGCGATCGCACTCGGCCACCCACTCGGATCCTCCGGCGCGCGCATCGTCATCACCCTCCTGGGGCGCATGGACCGCGAACTCGGCGAAACCGAAGGTCGCAAACTCGGCCTAGCAACCCTGTGCATCGGCGTAGGCCAGGGGCAAGCGATCATCGTGGAGGCCGTCTAA
- a CDS encoding dicarboxylate/amino acid:cation symporter, producing the protein MSVLRRIPLLVWVLLAIAASIAFSLPTYGEGAERASIMPGWLARVFMTYNSLFSGILTFAIPLIILGLVLPAIAELGRGAGKLLGMTAGIAYGSTIAAGLLAYAVAHSVFPLFLGGDAPRIGEASADINPYFAIVQQASEEPVVPEIVLPPAIEVLPALVLAFILGLGLTAIKSNALLDAAIDFRKIVDKLIRNIIIPGLPLFIFGIFMDQTLSGAVGDVVRNFLLVALVALVLTLAVLVLQYLIAGAVAGRSPLRSLWNMRSAYVTALGTASSAASIPVTIEAARKNKISDPVCNFVIPLCATIHLSGSMVKIVLFSLAVMMLSGVDTGFGQYLPFVLMLGVMMIAAPGVPGGAIAAASGLLGSMLGFNEAQIGLMFATYIALDSFGTAANVTGDGAIAMIVDRLARNRSDNATVEEPEEPEFVEEQ; encoded by the coding sequence ATGTCTGTGTTGCGTCGAATCCCTTTGCTGGTGTGGGTGTTGCTCGCTATTGCGGCGAGCATCGCGTTTTCGTTACCGACCTATGGTGAGGGGGCTGAGCGGGCCTCGATTATGCCGGGCTGGCTTGCCCGGGTTTTCATGACGTACAACTCGCTGTTTTCGGGGATTCTGACGTTCGCGATCCCTCTGATCATTCTGGGCCTAGTGTTACCGGCGATCGCTGAGTTGGGTCGTGGAGCGGGCAAGCTTTTAGGGATGACGGCTGGGATCGCTTACGGTTCCACGATCGCTGCCGGTTTGTTGGCTTATGCGGTGGCTCATTCGGTGTTCCCGTTATTCTTGGGCGGTGATGCCCCGAGGATCGGCGAGGCGAGCGCGGACATTAACCCTTATTTCGCGATTGTTCAGCAGGCTTCCGAGGAGCCGGTGGTTCCGGAGATCGTGTTGCCGCCAGCTATTGAGGTTTTGCCGGCGCTGGTTTTGGCGTTCATTCTGGGTTTGGGGCTCACGGCGATCAAGTCGAATGCTTTGCTCGATGCGGCGATTGATTTCCGCAAGATTGTGGACAAGCTGATCCGCAACATCATCATCCCTGGCCTCCCGTTGTTCATTTTCGGTATTTTCATGGACCAGACCCTTTCGGGCGCTGTGGGCGATGTGGTCAGAAACTTCTTGCTGGTTGCTTTGGTCGCGTTAGTTTTGACGTTGGCGGTTCTGGTTCTTCAGTATCTGATCGCTGGTGCTGTTGCGGGGCGCAGCCCGCTGCGTTCGCTGTGGAATATGCGGTCGGCGTATGTGACGGCTTTGGGGACGGCTTCGAGTGCCGCCTCGATTCCGGTCACGATTGAGGCAGCTAGGAAGAACAAGATTTCGGATCCGGTGTGTAACTTTGTGATCCCGTTGTGTGCAACGATCCACCTTTCGGGTTCGATGGTGAAGATCGTTCTGTTCTCGTTGGCTGTCATGATGCTTTCGGGTGTGGACACCGGGTTCGGGCAGTATTTGCCGTTCGTTTTGATGTTGGGTGTCATGATGATCGCCGCCCCGGGTGTTCCCGGTGGCGCGATCGCTGCCGCATCCGGTTTGTTGGGTTCGATGTTGGGCTTCAACGAGGCCCAGATCGGGTTGATGTTCGCTACCTACATCGCGCTGGATTCCTTCGGTACGGCAGCGAATGTGACCGGCGATGGCGCCATCGCGATGATCGTTGACCGTTTGGCTCGTAACCGCTCGGACAACGCAACGGTGGAGGAGCCGGAGGAGCCAGAGTTCGTCGAGGAGCAGTGA
- a CDS encoding PaaI family thioesterase, whose amino-acid sequence MALEDSKHRDLHITRSGLEVLHTQINGDIEPAPYNQLLGVRLVDAREGAVELTCQMKPEFLNKIGSGHGGFISSLLDNACGLAADTVSRPGHAFTTMDLHVRMLRPVTLASGVLRVVGEVEKSGRSVAVTTGKLYAEDGTLLASATSSLFVLDV is encoded by the coding sequence ATGGCTTTAGAAGATTCCAAACACCGCGATCTCCATATCACTCGTTCGGGTCTTGAGGTGTTGCACACTCAGATCAATGGTGATATCGAGCCGGCCCCGTATAACCAGTTGTTGGGGGTGCGTTTGGTGGATGCCCGCGAGGGCGCAGTGGAGCTGACATGCCAGATGAAGCCAGAGTTTCTGAACAAGATCGGTTCGGGACATGGCGGTTTCATTTCGAGTCTTTTGGATAACGCGTGCGGCCTGGCCGCGGATACGGTATCCCGACCGGGGCACGCTTTCACGACGATGGATCTGCATGTGCGGATGCTTCGGCCTGTCACGTTGGCCTCGGGTGTGTTACGTGTTGTGGGTGAGGTGGAGAAGTCTGGCCGCTCGGTTGCGGTGACTACTGGCAAGCTATATGCAGAAGACGGGACGCTGCTGGCTAGCGCGACGTCGAGCCTGTTCGTTTTGGACGTCTAG
- a CDS encoding lysoplasmalogenase family protein: MSLIAIVCFVLAGVVAVVDWILTPRTDGTWRWVTKASVPALLTASVVLTGLARPHPAWAATFVAGALCFALLGDLLLLDRGRFLYGALAFAGAQTVLTVTLAWRAWAGPVQQNSVPGVPEGGWTGLGVAAVVVVAGFLAVGIRLIRAAHRDRLGLVVTFYIVLISVMVMAASLHVRQPGGWWVIGAALLFYVSDALLGWKQFVSRDQTNSVAVMVTYHLAIFGFAWWALLQSGVTV, from the coding sequence ATGTCGCTTATAGCCATTGTCTGTTTCGTCCTTGCCGGGGTTGTCGCGGTTGTGGACTGGATTCTGACTCCGCGTACTGATGGTACGTGGCGTTGGGTCACGAAGGCCTCGGTTCCTGCGTTGCTGACGGCGAGCGTGGTGTTGACGGGGTTGGCTCGTCCACACCCGGCGTGGGCGGCAACGTTTGTGGCGGGTGCGCTGTGTTTCGCGTTGCTGGGCGATCTTTTGCTATTGGACCGCGGGCGTTTCTTGTATGGTGCGTTGGCGTTCGCGGGGGCGCAGACCGTTTTGACGGTGACGTTGGCGTGGCGTGCGTGGGCTGGGCCGGTTCAGCAGAACTCTGTGCCGGGGGTCCCCGAGGGCGGCTGGACTGGCCTGGGGGTTGCCGCGGTAGTGGTGGTGGCTGGCTTCCTAGCTGTGGGGATTCGGTTGATTCGGGCCGCGCATCGTGACCGGCTGGGCCTGGTGGTCACGTTCTATATCGTGTTGATTTCGGTGATGGTTATGGCGGCTTCCTTGCATGTTCGTCAGCCTGGTGGCTGGTGGGTTATCGGGGCGGCCCTGTTGTTCTATGTTTCGGACGCGCTGCTGGGGTGGAAGCAGTTTGTGAGCCGGGATCAAACGAACTCGGTGGCTGTGATGGTCACGTATCACCTCGCTATATTCGGGTTCGCGTGGTGGGCGCTACTGCAGTCTGGGGTCACGGTCTAG
- a CDS encoding 1,4-dihydroxy-2-naphthoyl-CoA synthase — protein sequence MTDQDSVLPEKVSDVFDPNAWRVVEGFDFQDITYHRQVERDAEGGIVRDLGAVRIAFDRPEVRNAFRPGTVDELYRALDHARMTGDVGTVLLTGNGPSPKDGGHSFCSGGDQRIRGRDGYRYAAGETRETIDPARAGRLHILEVQRLIRTMPKVVIAVVNGWAAGGGHSLHVVADLTIASAEHGKFKQTDATVGSFDAGYGSALLARQIGQKKAREIFFLAREYSAQDMVDAGAVNAAVPHAELEKVALEYAAEIARQSPQAIRMLKFAFNAVDDGIAGQQVFAGEATRLAYMTDEAVEGRDAFLEKRDPDWSAHPYYF from the coding sequence GTGACTGATCAAGATTCCGTTTTGCCTGAGAAGGTTTCTGACGTTTTCGACCCGAACGCGTGGCGTGTTGTTGAGGGTTTCGATTTCCAGGACATCACGTATCACCGCCAGGTTGAGCGGGATGCCGAGGGCGGCATTGTGCGTGATCTGGGTGCGGTCCGGATTGCGTTTGACCGTCCTGAGGTGCGTAACGCGTTCCGTCCGGGGACGGTTGATGAGTTGTACCGGGCGTTGGATCACGCTCGGATGACTGGCGATGTGGGAACCGTACTGCTCACGGGTAACGGCCCGTCGCCTAAGGACGGCGGCCATTCGTTCTGCTCGGGTGGGGATCAGCGTATTCGCGGCCGTGATGGTTACCGTTATGCCGCGGGTGAGACGCGGGAGACGATCGACCCTGCGCGCGCAGGCCGCCTGCATATTCTTGAGGTTCAGCGTCTGATCCGCACGATGCCGAAGGTCGTGATCGCGGTCGTCAACGGCTGGGCTGCTGGTGGTGGTCATTCGTTGCATGTGGTTGCGGATTTGACGATCGCCTCGGCTGAGCACGGTAAGTTCAAACAGACGGATGCCACTGTTGGTTCGTTTGATGCCGGTTATGGTTCGGCGTTGTTGGCGCGCCAGATTGGGCAGAAGAAGGCGCGCGAGATTTTCTTCTTGGCTCGCGAGTATTCGGCTCAAGACATGGTGGATGCCGGCGCGGTGAACGCCGCGGTTCCGCATGCCGAGCTTGAGAAGGTCGCGTTGGAGTATGCCGCGGAGATTGCGCGGCAGTCCCCGCAGGCTATCCGCATGTTGAAGTTCGCGTTCAACGCGGTCGATGACGGCATCGCGGGTCAGCAGGTTTTCGCTGGCGAGGCCACCCGCCTTGCCTATATGACGGATGAGGCCGTTGAGGGCCGGGACGCGTTCCTTGAGAAGCGTGACCCGGACTGGTCGGCTCACCCGTACTATTTCTGA
- a CDS encoding AMP-binding protein produces MSVLPDDAGHAFADAVADVRARLAAALDGTGPAVEIVEAPAGSITGTAGTSTEAGIPFVVEHPEDAPEGTAAVIRTSGSTGMPKRTALGAEALKASAAATSQRIGSGHWLLALPLHYVAGLAVVSRAVLAGTTLVTMDLRSRFTVEAFTEATERLAQTARSQPAHPQATGSADANASSSHPLLTSLVPTQLTRLLESPQGVEALKRYTAVLVGGGATPPATLQRARELGVPVVLTYGSAETCGGCVYDGKPLPGVSISIDSAGRVSLGGPQVAAGYIGDPERTEQHFATYSLDARLMQTRPMRWYVTDDLGTLLPDGTLQIRGRVDDVINTGGVKVSAARILAAIESVPSVREAIVVPVPHPEWGQTVGLIYSGDSTEEEIATVVRRQVSAVAVPRVVIQTDAVPRLSNHKPDRQTAVSRLSALV; encoded by the coding sequence GTGTCTGTCTTGCCTGACGATGCGGGGCATGCGTTCGCAGATGCTGTAGCGGACGTGCGTGCAAGGCTCGCCGCCGCGCTGGATGGTACTGGCCCTGCGGTCGAGATCGTTGAGGCGCCCGCTGGCTCCATTACCGGCACCGCTGGCACAAGCACGGAAGCCGGTATCCCGTTCGTGGTCGAGCATCCGGAAGATGCGCCGGAGGGTACGGCGGCGGTGATCCGCACATCGGGCTCTACCGGGATGCCGAAGCGCACCGCTTTAGGCGCTGAGGCACTCAAGGCTTCGGCTGCCGCGACTTCTCAGCGGATTGGTTCGGGCCATTGGTTGCTTGCTCTGCCTTTGCATTATGTTGCTGGGCTTGCAGTGGTTTCGCGTGCCGTACTCGCGGGCACCACGCTGGTGACGATGGACCTGCGTTCGCGTTTCACGGTTGAGGCGTTCACCGAAGCGACAGAAAGGCTTGCCCAAACCGCGCGCTCCCAACCGGCACACCCACAAGCGACAGGCTCAGCAGACGCGAACGCCTCTTCCTCGCACCCGCTGTTGACATCGCTCGTACCTACTCAGCTGACGCGCTTGTTGGAATCACCCCAGGGCGTAGAGGCGCTCAAACGCTACACAGCGGTTCTGGTGGGTGGAGGCGCTACCCCGCCGGCCACGCTCCAAAGGGCACGCGAGTTGGGCGTCCCGGTCGTTTTGACGTACGGTTCGGCAGAAACCTGCGGTGGGTGCGTGTATGACGGAAAGCCGTTGCCGGGTGTTTCAATCTCGATCGATTCCGCGGGCCGCGTGAGCCTTGGTGGGCCGCAGGTCGCCGCGGGGTATATCGGGGACCCTGAACGTACCGAACAGCATTTCGCGACCTACTCCCTCGATGCCCGGCTAATGCAAACGCGGCCGATGCGTTGGTATGTCACAGATGACCTCGGCACGTTGCTGCCTGATGGAACGCTCCAGATCCGTGGCCGGGTCGATGACGTCATCAACACCGGCGGCGTTAAGGTGTCTGCTGCTCGGATTCTCGCGGCGATCGAGTCGGTGCCGTCGGTTCGGGAAGCCATCGTGGTTCCGGTCCCCCATCCTGAGTGGGGGCAAACAGTAGGGCTCATCTATTCCGGGGATTCAACCGAGGAAGAGATCGCAACGGTTGTGAGGCGGCAGGTTTCAGCGGTTGCTGTGCCCCGCGTCGTGATCCAGACTGATGCGGTCCCGCGGTTAAGTAATCACAAACCGGACCGTCAAACCGCTGTTTCGCGTTTAAGCGCGCTAGTCTAG
- a CDS encoding 1,4-dihydroxy-2-naphthoate polyprenyltransferase yields the protein MATASQWISGARLRTLPMAVSPVLVGVAAGFAASGTVKWIPALLALVVSLLLQIGVNYANDYSDGVRGTDNERVGPFRLTGSGAASPRAVKYASFLCFGLAALAGLGLVWMTQTWVLLIVGALAIAAAWGYTGGKNPYGYLGLGELFVFIFFGLVATVGTTYTQLGYLSGHSWLGAISVGLIATALLMVNNIRDLPTDRVAGKRTLAVRLGDRLARLVYVLMIVVSIVGPVALGFVTNVWFFVVLLTFVVAFKPCAAVLTAEDRRDLIPALAKTSLIQVVFAVLFSLALVLHKLLMA from the coding sequence GTGGCCACTGCCTCACAATGGATCTCTGGCGCCCGCCTCCGGACGTTGCCGATGGCTGTTTCACCGGTGCTGGTGGGTGTCGCGGCTGGTTTTGCGGCTTCGGGTACGGTCAAGTGGATTCCGGCGTTGCTTGCCCTGGTGGTCTCGCTGCTGCTACAGATCGGTGTGAATTACGCCAACGACTATTCCGATGGCGTGCGCGGCACCGATAACGAGCGTGTGGGGCCGTTCCGGCTCACCGGATCTGGTGCAGCGAGCCCGCGCGCGGTCAAGTACGCCTCGTTCCTATGTTTCGGGCTCGCGGCCCTGGCGGGCCTGGGGCTTGTGTGGATGACACAGACGTGGGTTTTGTTGATCGTGGGGGCGCTCGCGATCGCGGCCGCGTGGGGTTATACGGGTGGTAAGAACCCGTATGGTTACCTGGGTTTAGGCGAGCTTTTCGTTTTCATTTTCTTTGGGCTCGTAGCAACCGTCGGGACAACCTACACCCAGTTGGGTTATTTGTCTGGGCATTCCTGGCTTGGCGCGATTTCGGTTGGGTTGATCGCGACCGCCTTGCTGATGGTCAACAACATCCGCGACCTACCGACTGACCGTGTTGCTGGGAAGCGGACGTTGGCGGTGCGTCTTGGGGATCGTCTTGCGCGGTTGGTCTATGTTCTGATGATCGTTGTTTCGATCGTGGGGCCGGTGGCACTCGGGTTTGTCACGAACGTGTGGTTCTTTGTGGTGTTATTGACGTTCGTGGTTGCGTTCAAGCCATGTGCGGCGGTCCTGACTGCCGAAGACCGCCGCGACCTCATCCCTGCGTTGGCTAAAACGAGCCTGATCCAGGTGGTTTTCGCTGTGCTGTTCTCGCTTGCGCTCGTGTTGCATAAGCTTTTGATGGCCTAA
- a CDS encoding PLD nuclease N-terminal domain-containing protein, translating into MRWLVFIVPLVLVFILYALFNAIGTPQHRVRSLPKGVWIAAIIVLPVVGAVLWLTLGSDKTAPAPTPRGQGPDDDAAFLERLNLERDRKKMRQDALRREKELEAREAALREREQAAERDRQRGNTGAVNPDRDSSGPGQSDDGQPGSGQPGDVEDSDGGERP; encoded by the coding sequence ATGCGTTGGCTCGTCTTCATCGTTCCGCTGGTTCTTGTTTTCATTCTGTACGCGTTGTTCAACGCGATCGGCACGCCTCAGCATCGTGTGCGTTCGTTACCGAAGGGTGTGTGGATCGCTGCGATCATCGTGTTGCCGGTGGTTGGAGCGGTGCTGTGGTTGACGTTGGGCTCGGATAAGACCGCGCCGGCGCCTACTCCTCGCGGGCAGGGCCCGGATGATGATGCGGCTTTCCTTGAACGGTTGAACCTTGAGCGTGACCGCAAGAAGATGCGGCAGGATGCGTTGCGCCGCGAGAAGGAACTTGAAGCGCGTGAGGCCGCGTTGCGTGAGCGCGAGCAGGCCGCCGAACGTGATCGCCAGCGCGGCAACACCGGAGCTGTTAACCCTGACCGTGATAGTTCAGGCCCTGGCCAGAGCGACGACGGCCAGCCAGGCAGCGGCCAGCCAGGCGACGTTGAGGATTCCGATGGCGGTGAACGGCCATGA
- a CDS encoding phospholipase A2: MKKPSRVWAVLSITALSTSLAVLPSAQAEPINQAEPINSVQQESSNGVQQEDTITLAPTDASGLAEDLAIFETMVSEPKAKVSLQYDLPDGCTVKGNLPAKSGSVKLTCNGETKEFAPVVLGADGSKIPWTLTSTPEGLGLTYTSEKAEALATGVISDDSELIIKEASASIKKTNKEMSGSVSFSFDNTKASERLRTSVGPDPRTTSAGLVTVPSHYRYCPHWCKPKSLHDYCTWSPDQWFKADFRGPCAIHDLGIEETRKKPMNLEQKRNERRMHDYRFGANLRTNCAYFYPAGTLGRSHCNGATHIYQSAVLTATANWDGS; the protein is encoded by the coding sequence ATGAAAAAACCTTCTCGAGTCTGGGCAGTCCTATCTATTACAGCGCTCAGCACTTCTCTGGCGGTCTTGCCTTCCGCTCAGGCGGAACCCATTAATCAAGCGGAACCAATCAATAGTGTTCAGCAAGAATCATCCAATGGTGTCCAACAAGAAGACACCATCACCCTGGCCCCTACAGATGCTAGCGGGCTCGCGGAAGACCTGGCGATCTTCGAAACCATGGTCAGCGAACCTAAAGCGAAAGTTTCCCTGCAGTACGATCTACCCGACGGCTGCACAGTGAAAGGGAACCTTCCAGCGAAAAGCGGTAGCGTGAAACTCACATGCAATGGGGAAACAAAAGAGTTCGCACCAGTAGTTCTGGGAGCTGACGGCAGCAAAATCCCATGGACGTTGACCTCGACCCCCGAAGGCCTCGGCCTAACCTACACTTCAGAGAAAGCCGAAGCGCTAGCCACCGGTGTCATCAGTGACGACAGTGAGCTCATCATCAAAGAGGCGTCAGCTTCCATCAAGAAGACGAACAAGGAAATGTCTGGCTCCGTGTCATTCTCGTTCGATAACACCAAGGCGTCTGAGCGCCTGCGCACATCGGTGGGGCCGGATCCTCGCACCACGTCTGCCGGTCTCGTGACTGTCCCTAGCCACTACAGGTACTGCCCACACTGGTGCAAGCCGAAGTCACTTCACGACTATTGCACCTGGTCACCTGATCAGTGGTTCAAAGCAGACTTCCGTGGCCCTTGCGCGATTCATGACCTGGGGATCGAGGAAACCAGGAAGAAGCCGATGAACCTTGAGCAGAAGCGTAATGAGCGAAGGATGCATGACTATCGTTTCGGCGCCAACCTGCGGACCAACTGCGCATACTTCTATCCCGCTGGCACGCTAGGCAGAAGTCACTGCAACGGGGCAACCCACATCTATCAGTCAGCTGTATTGACTGCGACCGCAAACTGGGACGGCAGCTAA
- the ccsB gene encoding c-type cytochrome biogenesis protein CcsB produces the protein MFSYLPAYTPKGELNLSLGSTSELLMLLAAMAYSVTFVVFAYDLVRSSQTIQDIEKSLVKQEKRALAAAAANKGSAGSVALAEREDKEETGRIRHRNATVDGQLVDDDMDYDEKAPTRRLARVAIALMWLSFAIHAAAVVTRSIAAQRVPWGNMYEFMTTGALVVVAVYLVALMIKDIRFMGVFISGLVVAMMCSATMAFPTPVQHLQPALQSPWLIIHVSIAVLACALFTLTFAMAVLQLIQSRRQAALIAGREDKLPWLRLVPSAVTLENVAYRINAVAFVAWTLTLILGAVWANEAWGRPWGWDTKEVWTFIIWVVYAGYLHARATRGWTGDRSAWLSIIGYGCIIFNFTVVNTVFAGLHSYAGI, from the coding sequence ATGTTTTCTTATCTCCCCGCGTATACCCCTAAAGGGGAGTTGAACCTTTCTTTGGGTTCAACCTCCGAGCTGCTGATGCTTTTGGCGGCGATGGCATACTCGGTGACGTTCGTGGTGTTCGCCTACGACTTGGTGCGTTCCTCCCAGACGATTCAGGACATCGAGAAGTCCCTTGTTAAGCAGGAGAAGCGTGCCTTAGCCGCCGCGGCAGCAAACAAGGGCTCCGCTGGGTCTGTCGCGCTCGCCGAACGTGAAGACAAGGAAGAAACCGGCCGTATCCGGCACCGCAACGCGACGGTGGATGGTCAGCTCGTCGATGACGACATGGACTATGACGAGAAAGCACCAACCCGTCGCTTGGCTCGGGTTGCTATCGCTTTGATGTGGCTTTCGTTCGCGATCCATGCGGCCGCTGTGGTGACGCGTTCGATCGCAGCGCAGCGCGTCCCGTGGGGCAACATGTACGAGTTCATGACCACGGGCGCGCTCGTGGTTGTTGCGGTGTATCTGGTTGCGCTCATGATCAAGGACATCCGTTTCATGGGTGTGTTCATCTCTGGCTTGGTCGTTGCGATGATGTGTTCGGCCACCATGGCGTTTCCAACTCCCGTTCAGCACCTGCAGCCGGCGCTACAGTCGCCGTGGCTCATCATTCACGTTTCGATCGCGGTCCTGGCTTGCGCATTGTTCACGTTGACCTTCGCGATGGCTGTTCTGCAGCTCATTCAGTCCCGCCGCCAGGCTGCTTTGATCGCCGGCCGTGAGGACAAGCTCCCGTGGCTGCGGTTGGTTCCTTCCGCCGTGACCCTTGAGAACGTCGCCTACCGCATCAACGCGGTCGCATTCGTGGCATGGACCCTGACCCTGATCCTCGGGGCGGTGTGGGCTAACGAAGCGTGGGGCCGCCCGTGGGGGTGGGACACCAAGGAAGTCTGGACCTTCATCATCTGGGTTGTCTACGCAGGCTACCTGCACGCGCGAGCAACTCGCGGCTGGACCGGCGACCGCTCCGCATGGCTGAGCATCATCGGCTACGGATGCATCATCTTCAACTTCACAGTGGTGAACACCGTGTTCGCGGGCCTGCACTCCTACGCAGGGATCTAG